In Archangium violaceum, the following are encoded in one genomic region:
- a CDS encoding type I polyketide synthase, protein MEKLVRGLSPEKRVSLAKMLLRSAGEPVPEKKAVEPVAIIGMGCRFPGGVKDAESFWKLLSEGVDAVQEVPRSRWNVDEYYDADPAVPGKMYTRNGAFLEGADLFDPYFFGIPPRAAANLDPQHRLLLEVAWEALENAGLSPKSLAGSKTGVFIGGGSGNYTELLQTKGADSIDASYLTGNLLTFATGRLSHFLDLQGPSLAIDTACSSSLVAIHLACQSLSSGESTLALVGGVNLILTPQGTITTCKARMLAVDGRCKTFDAEADGYGRGEGCGVVVLKRLSDALADGDNVLAVIRGTATNQDGHSSDLTVPNGLAQQAVIRQALENAGLEPAQVDYVEAHGTGTSLGDPIELRALGAVFARKREDGQPLRVGSVKTNIGHTEYAAGIAGLIKLVLSLQHREIPAHLHFKRGNPYIPWNELPVEIPTQRTAWTARNGKRVGGVSSFGASGTNAHVVVEEAPEQVRKKEGKERPKHVLGLSARNEKALRELAGKYAQHLEGKEQEGLGDACYTANAGRGQFTHRLAVVGETVEGLRKELAEYAKGGKVEQGAVGQAPKAGAAEVVFLFTGQGVQHEGMGRELYETQPTFRAVLEKCDEVLRPVLGESLLEVLYGGKGHLLEKSGVTQPALFALEYALAQVWREWGVKPAAVMGHSLGEYVAACVAGVFSLEEGLKLVAERGRLMEELPEAGRMVAVLTRQEKVEQAVKGYEGRVEIAAMNGPEETVIAGKAEAVEEVVEKLKGQGVECRQLKTTHAFHSPLMGPMEEAFERAAGKVRMGRPELELVTNVSGRAASGGEVSQAGYWRRHLREPVKYWEGLKGLYEKGYRVFVEVGPKPTLVGVGKRYLGKEEAEWVGTLKQGGNDWEQMLGSLARLYVRGVEVDWEGFDKHYARRRMPLPTYPFQRERFWVDSLIPNTDVLVTFYRTIVQLAEVNTSVEFPSLRFATLREPVPGFSWIAMYRPEPEKEASYRKFYDLALQSNQEMARTIYRGLDFSSFSRVLDIGCGHAADLIDLGKEHQHLELHGCNISPDQIAAGRQRIRALGLDGRISLHYQDSSRDPFPSTYDLVIAYQVIHHIRNKADLFANISRSLRNGGYLVMAETISNMSSPIEHPESTTLFVPQSEWSELLARNQLRIVECVEASQEIANFLYDPDFDQNFARVTRDLDEVTQKHLHGIHMLGELLRRRLAAYILFTVTKDESLDVDTLRRINAERLSASARVSYGDVYASVQKGPYALPPAPEAATLAGSSGSTSAFSNVLLSAEPGQRGQLLDSYLRELVGNLLKMPVARLDPQQPLNTLGMDSLLSLELKHKIHAETGVNMPLDEVLQGASISHLSLRLAERLDGSGTGSAAESQDWEEGEL, encoded by the coding sequence ATGGAGAAGCTGGTTCGTGGTCTGTCTCCCGAGAAGCGCGTGAGCCTCGCCAAGATGCTCCTGCGTTCCGCTGGCGAGCCGGTGCCGGAGAAGAAGGCGGTGGAGCCCGTCGCCATCATTGGAATGGGCTGTCGCTTCCCGGGCGGGGTGAAGGACGCGGAGTCGTTCTGGAAGTTGCTGAGCGAGGGCGTGGACGCCGTCCAGGAGGTGCCGCGCAGCCGCTGGAACGTGGACGAGTATTACGATGCGGATCCCGCCGTCCCGGGGAAGATGTACACGCGGAACGGCGCGTTCCTCGAGGGGGCGGATCTCTTCGACCCGTACTTCTTCGGCATTCCTCCGCGCGCGGCGGCGAACCTGGATCCCCAGCACCGCCTGCTGCTCGAGGTGGCCTGGGAGGCGTTGGAGAACGCGGGCCTCTCGCCCAAGAGCCTCGCGGGGAGCAAGACGGGCGTGTTCATCGGCGGTGGCTCGGGTAACTACACCGAGCTCCTGCAGACCAAGGGCGCCGACAGCATCGACGCCAGCTATCTCACCGGCAACCTGCTCACGTTCGCGACCGGCCGCCTGTCGCACTTCCTCGATCTGCAGGGCCCGAGCCTCGCGATCGACACCGCATGTTCCTCCTCGCTCGTGGCGATCCACCTCGCCTGTCAGAGCCTGAGCTCCGGGGAGAGCACGCTGGCGCTCGTCGGCGGCGTGAACCTGATCCTCACGCCCCAGGGGACGATCACGACCTGCAAGGCCCGCATGCTGGCCGTCGACGGCCGCTGCAAGACGTTCGACGCCGAGGCGGATGGTTACGGGCGAGGAGAAGGGTGCGGAGTGGTGGTGCTCAAGCGCCTCTCCGACGCGCTCGCGGACGGGGACAACGTGCTGGCCGTCATCCGCGGCACGGCGACGAACCAGGACGGGCACAGCAGCGATCTGACGGTGCCCAACGGTCTGGCGCAGCAGGCGGTGATCCGTCAGGCCCTGGAGAACGCGGGGCTCGAGCCCGCGCAGGTGGACTACGTGGAGGCGCACGGTACCGGGACCTCGCTGGGCGATCCCATCGAGCTGAGGGCGCTGGGGGCCGTGTTCGCGCGCAAGCGGGAGGACGGGCAGCCCCTCCGGGTCGGCTCGGTGAAGACCAACATCGGTCACACCGAGTACGCAGCGGGCATCGCGGGTCTGATCAAGCTCGTGCTGTCCCTGCAGCACCGTGAGATCCCCGCCCATCTGCACTTCAAGCGGGGCAACCCCTACATCCCCTGGAACGAGCTGCCGGTGGAGATCCCCACGCAGCGCACCGCCTGGACGGCGCGAAACGGGAAGCGCGTTGGCGGCGTGAGCTCGTTCGGCGCCAGTGGCACGAACGCGCACGTGGTGGTGGAGGAGGCGCCGGAGCAGGTGCGGAAGAAGGAGGGGAAGGAGCGGCCGAAGCACGTGCTGGGCCTGTCGGCGAGGAACGAGAAGGCCCTGCGGGAACTGGCGGGGAAGTACGCACAGCACCTGGAGGGGAAGGAGCAGGAGGGGCTGGGAGACGCCTGCTACACGGCGAACGCGGGGCGTGGACAGTTCACGCACCGGCTAGCGGTGGTGGGCGAGACGGTGGAGGGGCTGAGGAAGGAGCTGGCCGAGTACGCGAAGGGCGGGAAGGTGGAGCAGGGCGCGGTGGGCCAGGCGCCGAAGGCGGGAGCGGCGGAAGTGGTGTTCCTGTTCACGGGACAGGGAGTGCAGCACGAGGGAATGGGAAGGGAGCTGTACGAGACGCAGCCGACATTCCGAGCGGTGCTGGAGAAGTGCGACGAGGTACTGAGGCCGGTGCTGGGCGAGTCGCTGCTGGAGGTGCTGTACGGAGGAAAGGGACACCTGCTGGAGAAGAGCGGCGTGACGCAGCCGGCGCTGTTCGCGCTGGAGTACGCGCTGGCGCAGGTGTGGAGGGAGTGGGGAGTGAAGCCGGCGGCGGTGATGGGGCACAGCCTGGGGGAGTACGTGGCGGCGTGCGTGGCGGGGGTGTTCAGCCTGGAGGAGGGGCTGAAGCTGGTGGCGGAGAGGGGGAGGTTGATGGAGGAGCTGCCGGAGGCGGGGAGGATGGTGGCGGTGCTGACGAGGCAGGAGAAGGTGGAGCAGGCGGTGAAGGGGTACGAGGGGAGGGTGGAGATAGCGGCGATGAACGGGCCGGAGGAGACGGTCATCGCGGGGAAGGCGGAGGCGGTGGAGGAGGTGGTGGAGAAGCTGAAGGGGCAGGGAGTGGAGTGCCGGCAGCTGAAGACGACGCACGCGTTCCACTCGCCGCTGATGGGGCCGATGGAAGAGGCGTTCGAGAGGGCGGCGGGGAAGGTGAGGATGGGGAGGCCGGAGCTGGAGCTGGTGACGAACGTGAGCGGGAGGGCGGCGAGCGGGGGAGAGGTGAGCCAGGCGGGGTACTGGAGGAGGCACCTGAGAGAGCCGGTGAAGTACTGGGAGGGGCTCAAGGGGCTGTACGAGAAGGGGTACCGGGTATTCGTGGAGGTGGGGCCGAAGCCGACGCTGGTGGGGGTGGGGAAGAGGTACCTGGGGAAGGAGGAGGCGGAGTGGGTGGGGACGCTGAAGCAGGGAGGAAACGACTGGGAGCAGATGCTGGGGAGCCTGGCGAGGCTGTACGTGAGGGGAGTGGAGGTGGACTGGGAGGGCTTCGACAAGCACTACGCCAGGCGGCGCATGCCGCTGCCGACCTATCCCTTCCAGCGTGAGCGCTTCTGGGTCGACTCCCTCATCCCCAACACCGATGTCCTCGTGACCTTCTACCGGACCATCGTCCAGCTGGCGGAGGTCAACACGTCGGTCGAGTTCCCCTCGCTGCGCTTCGCCACGCTGCGTGAGCCCGTCCCGGGCTTCTCGTGGATCGCGATGTACAGGCCCGAGCCCGAGAAGGAGGCGAGCTACCGGAAGTTCTACGACCTCGCCCTGCAATCGAACCAGGAGATGGCCCGGACCATCTACCGGGGGCTCGACTTCTCGTCCTTCTCGCGCGTGCTCGACATCGGGTGCGGCCATGCCGCCGATCTCATCGATCTCGGCAAGGAGCATCAGCACCTCGAGCTGCACGGGTGCAACATCTCGCCCGACCAGATCGCGGCGGGGCGGCAGCGCATCCGCGCCCTGGGCCTCGACGGCCGGATCTCGCTCCACTACCAGGACAGCTCGAGGGATCCGTTCCCCTCGACCTATGACCTGGTCATCGCCTACCAGGTCATCCACCACATCCGGAACAAGGCGGATCTCTTCGCGAACATCAGCCGGAGCCTGCGCAACGGGGGCTACCTGGTCATGGCCGAGACCATCTCGAACATGAGCAGCCCCATCGAGCACCCCGAGTCCACCACGCTCTTCGTGCCCCAGAGCGAGTGGTCCGAGCTGCTGGCCCGCAATCAGCTCCGGATCGTCGAGTGCGTCGAGGCCAGCCAGGAGATCGCCAACTTCCTCTACGATCCCGACTTCGATCAGAACTTCGCTCGGGTGACGCGAGACCTGGACGAGGTGACCCAGAAGCACCTGCACGGCATCCACATGCTGGGGGAGCTGCTCCGGCGCCGGCTGGCCGCCTACATCCTGTTCACGGTGACGAAGGACGAGTCGCTGGATGTGGACACGCTCCGGCGCATCAACGCCGAGCGGCTGAGCGCGAGCGCACGCGTCTCCTACGGGGACGTCTACGCCTCGGTCCAGAAGGGCCCGTACGCGCTGCCCCCCGCTCCGGAGGCCGCGACGCTCGCGGGCTCCTCCGGGTCCACGAGCGCCTTCTCGAACGTGTTGCTCTCCGCGGAGCCCGGCCAGCGCGGCCAGCTGCTCGACAGCTACCTGCGCGAGCTGGTCGGCAACCTGCTGAAGATGCCGGTCGCCAGACTGGATCCGCAGCAGCCCTTGAACACCCTCGGCATGGATTCGCTGCTGTCGCTCGAGCTCAAGCACAAGATCCACGCCGAGACGGGCGTGAACATGCCCCTCGATGAGGTGCTGCAGGGCGCGAGCATCTCGCACCTGTCGCTCCGGTTGGCGGAGCGGCTCGACGGGAGTGGCACGGGGTCCGCGGCGGAGAGCCAGGACTGGGAGGAAGGCGAGCTGTGA
- a CDS encoding MupA/Atu3671 family FMN-dependent luciferase-like monooxygenase: MNTDELVAELSRQGATLWVEGERLKYRAPKGALSPETLNLLATHKVALLQHLRRLAADGESVHPLSHGQQALWFVYQVAPDSAAYNTALSIRIVSELDIPALRRACQALVDRHGALRTTFSTHQGQPIQKVRQRGEVHFEQVDVSDLDPEALRTRVTRAYEAPFDLERGPLMRVYLFSRGPREHVLLIAIHHIVYDGWSLLVLGDELLRHLYAAEKAGTPAALPPPRATYVDYVRWQAEMLSGPTGQRLWEFWSKQLAGPLPVLNLPFARPRPAVQSYAGASIPVSLGGALTRRLRALSEQEGATLYTTLLAAYMVLLHRYSGQDDILVGTPTLGRTQPQFAQVVGNFMNMIALRGNLSEDPSFRGFLGRLRQTVVGSLAHQDFPFHLLVEKLNPERHSNRSPIFQVAFMLQPTPREDIYQGDEENPALPGGLVLRPFDIPQQEGQFDLSLELTETDSALGGVLKYSTDLFDAATARRMVGHLETLLEGLVESPDLRLSDLPLLPADERRLVLETWNETSTPLSQAACIHELFEARVQKAPDAIAVVSGDQRLTYRELNARANRLAHRLRALGVGPEVRVGLCVSRGPDMIVGMLGILKAGGAYVPMDPTYPADRLAFMLADSQAPVVLSEERLRSLLPDTAAKVVCLDARDDSAPGELDNPRSGVHAEHVAYTLYTSGSTGRPKGVMVCHRNAERFFAAMDDSMDSRERGTWLATTSMSFDISILEILYSLTRGFQVVLRGEQRAAAPRPVVRAGASGKALEFSLFYFASDERENTHGKYRLLLEGARFADEHGFTAVWTPERHFHPFGGIFPNPSVVSAALAATTRNIRLRAGSIVLPLHSPIRVAEEWSVVDNLSGGRVDLSFASGWHPNDFVLAPERFADARRLMIDQVTTVKKLWRGEQVSFRNGQGQEVAVQSLPRPIQSDVAVWLTAAGNPETFRAAGELGANVLTHLLGQNLTELAKKIQIYRDAWKASGHGPGGGHVTLMLHTFMGEDTDSIRQKVNGPLRQYLKSSVGLLRSVIGPLPHGAELESLSEADIDLLLSRAIDRYFDQMGLFGTVEDCLPMIARLRELGVDEIACLIDFGVDVESTLTGLRTLNELRERCTRREEPEDIPSLIARHEVTHFQCTPSMLRMLLMEPGGTESLRGLKRLLVGGEAFPPALGQQVRPLVGGEVLNMYGPTETTIWSSFDRLAHGESTISIGRPIANTRMYLLDGRLRPVPVGVPGELFIGGEGVARGYLDRPELTATRFIPDPFGREPGARLYRTGDLGRYLPDGRIEFLGRLDQQVKIRGVRIEPGEIEAVLRQHPEIRQAVVVARADAAGEVSLVAYVVAGPEAKVAPSELRRFLQDKLPASMIPSQFVRLDALPLTPNKKLDVRALPAPDAPPPELSAVYVAPRDALELELATLWEELFDLRPIGVTSSFFQLGGHSLLGVRLMSRLRARFGQQLPVSLLFQADTIQRMAALLRQEGVGLARESLVRIQETGDKPPLFFVHPTGGDVLCYAPLARQLGPRQPFYALQSLADQEAGSIEEMAARYLEEVRKVRPTGPYRLGGWSTGGIVAQAMARRLEEAGEQVELLMLLETWSPEIYQRSDEPSALMAWFATDVLGGVEAAKLDPARLEALDEAGRLGYLVERAKEVGALPGVELPELEQRFRIFARNARALARHRADSYRGRVLFLQAEQVATHPTETLPAPAESWGQRLAQALVQKVPGNHYTLLQAPHVREVADRMTCYLEQLGAPSGPR, encoded by the coding sequence GTGAACACCGACGAACTGGTCGCCGAGCTGTCCAGGCAGGGGGCGACGCTCTGGGTCGAGGGCGAACGGCTGAAATACCGGGCTCCCAAGGGCGCGCTGTCGCCGGAGACCCTGAACCTGCTGGCCACGCACAAGGTCGCGCTGCTCCAGCACTTGCGACGGCTCGCCGCGGATGGCGAGTCCGTCCATCCCCTCTCGCATGGGCAGCAGGCGCTCTGGTTCGTCTACCAGGTGGCACCCGACAGCGCCGCGTACAACACGGCGCTGTCCATCCGCATCGTCTCCGAGCTGGACATCCCCGCGCTGCGGCGCGCCTGCCAGGCGCTCGTCGACCGGCACGGAGCGCTGCGCACGACCTTCTCGACCCACCAGGGTCAGCCGATCCAGAAGGTCCGTCAACGGGGCGAGGTCCACTTCGAGCAGGTGGACGTCTCGGACCTCGACCCCGAGGCCCTGCGGACGCGGGTGACGCGGGCCTACGAGGCGCCGTTCGATCTGGAGCGAGGTCCGCTGATGCGCGTGTACCTGTTCTCCCGGGGACCCCGGGAGCACGTGCTGCTGATCGCGATCCACCACATCGTCTATGACGGGTGGTCGCTGCTGGTGCTCGGCGACGAGCTCCTGCGGCACCTCTACGCGGCGGAGAAGGCCGGGACTCCGGCCGCTCTTCCCCCGCCGCGCGCGACGTACGTGGACTACGTCCGCTGGCAGGCCGAGATGCTCTCGGGGCCCACGGGGCAGCGGCTCTGGGAGTTCTGGTCCAAGCAACTGGCGGGGCCCCTGCCGGTGCTGAACCTTCCCTTCGCGCGTCCCCGGCCCGCCGTGCAGAGCTACGCGGGTGCCTCGATCCCGGTCTCGCTGGGCGGGGCATTGACCCGGCGGCTGCGGGCGCTCTCCGAACAGGAGGGCGCCACGCTCTACACCACGCTCCTGGCCGCGTACATGGTGCTCCTGCACCGCTACTCGGGCCAGGATGACATCCTGGTCGGGACGCCGACGCTCGGCCGCACCCAGCCGCAGTTCGCCCAGGTCGTGGGCAACTTCATGAACATGATCGCGCTGCGGGGGAACCTCTCCGAGGATCCCTCGTTCCGCGGTTTTCTCGGGCGGCTCCGGCAGACGGTCGTCGGCTCGCTCGCGCATCAGGATTTCCCCTTCCACCTCCTCGTGGAGAAGCTGAACCCGGAGCGCCACTCCAATCGCTCGCCCATCTTCCAGGTGGCCTTCATGCTCCAGCCGACGCCCCGGGAGGACATCTACCAGGGTGACGAGGAGAACCCGGCGCTGCCCGGCGGGCTCGTGCTGCGGCCCTTCGACATCCCGCAGCAGGAGGGGCAGTTCGATCTGTCCCTGGAGCTGACGGAGACGGACTCCGCCCTGGGCGGCGTACTGAAATACAGCACGGACCTGTTCGATGCGGCCACCGCTCGCCGGATGGTGGGTCACCTGGAGACGTTGCTGGAGGGCCTTGTCGAGTCCCCGGATCTGCGCCTGTCCGACCTGCCGCTCCTGCCGGCCGACGAGCGCCGCCTGGTGCTCGAGACCTGGAACGAGACCTCGACCCCACTGTCCCAGGCGGCGTGCATTCACGAGCTGTTCGAGGCGCGGGTCCAGAAGGCCCCGGACGCCATCGCGGTGGTCTCGGGAGACCAGCGGCTGACCTACCGCGAGCTGAACGCGCGCGCGAATCGTCTGGCGCATCGCCTGCGGGCGCTCGGCGTCGGCCCGGAGGTGCGGGTGGGTCTGTGCGTCTCGCGCGGCCCGGACATGATCGTCGGCATGCTCGGCATCTTGAAGGCGGGTGGCGCCTACGTGCCGATGGATCCGACCTATCCGGCGGACAGGCTCGCCTTCATGCTCGCGGACTCCCAGGCGCCGGTGGTCCTGTCCGAGGAGCGATTGCGCTCGCTCCTGCCGGACACGGCCGCGAAGGTGGTGTGCCTGGATGCCAGGGATGACAGCGCTCCTGGTGAGCTGGACAATCCGAGGAGCGGCGTCCACGCCGAACACGTCGCCTACACCCTCTACACCTCGGGCTCCACGGGGCGGCCCAAGGGGGTCATGGTCTGCCACCGCAACGCCGAGAGGTTCTTCGCGGCGATGGACGACTCCATGGACAGCCGCGAGCGGGGCACCTGGCTCGCGACGACCAGCATGTCGTTCGACATCTCCATTCTGGAGATCCTGTATTCCCTCACCCGGGGCTTCCAGGTGGTGCTCCGCGGCGAGCAGCGGGCGGCGGCCCCCCGGCCGGTGGTTCGCGCCGGTGCGTCCGGCAAGGCGCTCGAGTTCAGCCTGTTCTACTTCGCCAGCGACGAGCGCGAGAACACGCACGGCAAGTACCGGCTGTTGCTCGAGGGGGCGCGGTTCGCGGATGAGCACGGCTTCACGGCGGTCTGGACCCCCGAGCGGCACTTCCATCCCTTTGGCGGCATCTTCCCGAACCCTTCCGTCGTGAGCGCCGCCCTCGCGGCGACCACCCGGAACATCCGGCTCAGGGCGGGCAGCATCGTGCTCCCGCTGCACAGCCCCATCCGGGTCGCGGAGGAGTGGTCCGTCGTGGACAACCTCTCCGGAGGCCGGGTGGATCTCTCCTTCGCGTCGGGGTGGCACCCGAACGACTTCGTGCTCGCGCCCGAGCGCTTCGCCGATGCGCGGCGCCTCATGATCGACCAGGTCACGACCGTCAAGAAGCTCTGGCGGGGAGAGCAGGTCTCCTTCCGGAACGGGCAGGGCCAGGAGGTCGCGGTCCAATCCCTGCCCCGGCCGATCCAGTCCGATGTCGCGGTCTGGCTGACGGCCGCGGGCAACCCCGAGACGTTCCGCGCCGCCGGAGAGCTCGGCGCCAACGTGCTCACCCACCTGCTCGGCCAGAACCTCACGGAGCTGGCGAAGAAGATCCAGATCTACCGTGACGCCTGGAAGGCCAGTGGCCATGGCCCTGGAGGCGGCCACGTCACCCTCATGCTGCACACGTTCATGGGGGAGGACACCGACAGCATCCGCCAGAAGGTGAACGGGCCTCTTCGCCAGTACCTGAAGAGCTCCGTGGGCCTCCTGCGGTCCGTCATCGGGCCGTTGCCGCACGGCGCCGAGCTCGAGTCCCTCAGCGAGGCGGACATCGATCTGCTGCTCTCGCGGGCGATCGATCGGTACTTCGATCAGATGGGTCTGTTCGGGACGGTGGAGGACTGCCTGCCGATGATCGCCAGGCTTCGCGAGCTCGGGGTGGATGAGATCGCGTGCCTGATCGACTTCGGCGTGGACGTCGAGTCCACGCTGACGGGGCTCCGGACGCTGAACGAGCTGCGGGAGCGGTGCACCCGGCGCGAGGAGCCCGAGGACATCCCGTCGCTCATCGCGCGGCACGAGGTCACCCATTTCCAGTGCACCCCGTCGATGCTGCGCATGCTGCTCATGGAGCCGGGCGGCACCGAGTCGCTCCGCGGGCTCAAGAGACTGCTCGTGGGCGGTGAGGCCTTCCCACCCGCACTGGGCCAACAGGTCCGTCCCCTGGTGGGGGGCGAGGTGCTCAACATGTACGGGCCGACCGAGACGACCATCTGGTCGTCCTTCGATCGGCTGGCGCATGGTGAGTCCACCATCTCCATCGGCCGCCCCATCGCGAACACCCGGATGTACCTGCTGGATGGGCGCCTGCGGCCCGTGCCGGTGGGGGTTCCCGGCGAGCTGTTCATCGGAGGGGAGGGTGTGGCTCGGGGCTACCTGGATCGCCCGGAGCTGACGGCGACGCGGTTCATCCCCGATCCGTTCGGACGGGAGCCCGGTGCTCGCCTGTACAGGACAGGAGACCTCGGGCGCTATCTGCCCGATGGCCGCATCGAGTTCCTGGGTCGTCTGGATCAACAGGTCAAGATCCGTGGTGTCCGCATCGAGCCGGGCGAGATCGAAGCGGTGCTGCGCCAGCACCCGGAGATCCGTCAGGCGGTGGTGGTGGCGCGAGCCGATGCCGCGGGAGAGGTGAGCCTCGTGGCCTATGTCGTGGCGGGCCCGGAGGCGAAGGTCGCGCCCTCGGAGCTGCGGCGCTTCCTCCAGGACAAGCTGCCGGCCTCGATGATCCCCTCCCAGTTCGTCCGTCTCGACGCGCTGCCGCTGACCCCGAACAAGAAGCTGGACGTCCGGGCCCTCCCGGCCCCCGACGCGCCTCCGCCGGAGCTCTCGGCCGTCTATGTCGCTCCGCGGGATGCGCTGGAGCTGGAGCTCGCCACCCTCTGGGAAGAGCTGTTCGACCTGCGCCCCATCGGGGTCACCAGCAGCTTCTTCCAACTGGGGGGCCACTCCCTGCTGGGCGTCCGGCTGATGTCCCGGCTGCGCGCGAGGTTTGGCCAGCAGCTCCCGGTCTCGCTCCTGTTCCAGGCCGACACCATCCAGAGGATGGCGGCCCTGCTGCGCCAGGAGGGGGTCGGGCTCGCTCGTGAGTCGCTGGTGAGGATCCAGGAGACGGGCGACAAGCCGCCGCTCTTCTTCGTGCATCCGACGGGCGGAGACGTGCTCTGTTACGCGCCGCTGGCGAGGCAACTCGGCCCCCGGCAGCCCTTCTACGCGCTGCAATCCCTGGCGGACCAGGAAGCCGGGTCGATCGAGGAGATGGCGGCGCGGTACCTGGAGGAAGTGCGCAAGGTCCGTCCGACGGGTCCCTACCGCCTCGGCGGCTGGTCCACGGGCGGAATCGTCGCGCAGGCCATGGCCCGGCGGCTGGAGGAAGCGGGAGAGCAGGTGGAGCTGCTCATGCTCCTGGAGACCTGGTCTCCGGAGATCTACCAGCGCTCCGACGAGCCCTCCGCGCTCATGGCGTGGTTCGCCACGGATGTGCTGGGCGGGGTGGAGGCGGCGAAGCTCGATCCGGCGCGGCTCGAGGCGCTCGATGAAGCGGGGCGGCTCGGTTACCTGGTCGAGCGCGCGAAGGAGGTCGGCGCGCTACCGGGTGTCGAGCTTCCGGAGCTGGAACAGCGGTTCCGGATCTTCGCGAGGAACGCTCGCGCCCTGGCCCGCCACCGGGCGGACTCCTACCGCGGCAGGGTCCTCTTCCTCCAGGCGGAGCAGGTGGCCACGCACCCGACGGAGACGCTTCCCGCGCCGGCGGAGAGCTGGGGCCAGCGCCTGGCGCAGGCGCTGGTGCAGAAGGTGCCGGGCAATCACTACACCTTGTTGCAGGCCCCCCATGTTCGTGAGGTCGCGGACCGGATGACCTGCTATCTGGAGCAACTCGGCGCGCCTTCCGGGCCGCGGTGA
- a CDS encoding fumarylacetoacetate hydrolase family protein, which translates to MGIHVARFKVGEETRWGLVREEQVIPIPGQYSSLAEFLGEGAARARALAMGGQGEAIPLARVELLAPVTAPCNVVCQGQNYRSHMLEVGQDPDAKDFNQFFRKASSSLASNQSNILKPARVRMLDYEIELGLIIGRKISGPVRVERERLHEFIAGLVICNDISARDLQLLEGQWYKGKSFRTFCPVGPYVYLIDQEDIARLMNLRLVLSVNGEVRQDASTAEMVYPPEETLTELSELMDLYPGDLLLTGTPSGVAAGRNMSKLARSVGKLISVFLSDKTLAKIILKKQSGDNSAYLKDGDVIRASISSPDGVIHLGTQENRIVDGR; encoded by the coding sequence GTGGGAATTCATGTCGCGAGGTTCAAGGTCGGAGAGGAGACCCGCTGGGGGCTGGTCCGCGAGGAACAGGTCATCCCCATTCCCGGGCAGTACTCCTCCCTGGCCGAGTTCCTGGGTGAGGGCGCGGCCCGTGCCCGGGCGCTGGCCATGGGAGGGCAGGGGGAGGCCATTCCCCTGGCCCGGGTCGAGCTGCTCGCGCCGGTCACCGCGCCCTGCAACGTGGTCTGCCAGGGCCAGAACTACCGGAGCCACATGTTGGAGGTGGGGCAGGATCCGGACGCCAAGGACTTCAACCAATTCTTCCGGAAGGCGTCCTCGTCGCTGGCCTCGAACCAGAGCAACATCCTCAAGCCCGCGCGGGTCCGGATGTTGGATTACGAGATCGAGCTGGGCCTCATCATCGGCCGGAAGATCTCGGGGCCCGTGCGGGTGGAGCGGGAGCGGCTGCACGAGTTCATCGCGGGGCTCGTGATCTGCAATGACATCTCCGCCCGGGATCTCCAGCTTCTCGAAGGTCAGTGGTACAAGGGCAAGAGCTTCCGGACGTTCTGCCCCGTGGGTCCGTACGTGTACCTGATCGATCAGGAGGACATCGCGAGGCTGATGAATCTCAGGCTCGTGCTGTCCGTGAATGGCGAGGTCCGGCAGGACGCCAGTACGGCGGAGATGGTCTACCCGCCAGAGGAGACGCTCACGGAGCTGTCGGAGCTCATGGATCTGTATCCAGGAGATCTCCTGTTGACCGGGACGCCCAGCGGCGTGGCGGCCGGCCGCAACATGTCGAAGCTGGCCCGGAGCGTGGGGAAGCTGATCAGCGTGTTCCTGTCCGACAAGACGCTCGCGAAGATCATCTTGAAGAAGCAGTCGGGCGACAACAGCGCCTACCTGAAGGACGGCGATGTCATCCGGGCCTCCATCTCCAGCCCGGATGGTGTCATCCACCTGGGGACCCAGGAGAACCGGATCGTTGATGGGCGATGA
- a CDS encoding TetR/AcrR family transcriptional regulator: protein MRADARKNYDHLLAVARDVVTEQGADASLRDVARRAGVGLGTLYRHFPTREALLEALLRASFDELTARAGGLETSGSSDDALVSWLREAVAVARNYRGVVAAMVAAIADPDSALHASCVKMRAAGTRLLARAQAEGMARTDIDGADLFALIGALAWLGDQPSLAPRADHLFGVIASAILTNRGSSDVRRERRPPARR from the coding sequence ATGAGAGCCGACGCCAGGAAGAACTACGACCACCTACTCGCAGTCGCGCGCGACGTCGTGACCGAGCAAGGCGCCGACGCATCGCTGCGCGACGTCGCCCGCAGAGCTGGCGTCGGGCTCGGCACGCTGTACCGTCACTTCCCGACGCGAGAGGCGTTGCTCGAGGCCTTGCTCCGCGCGAGCTTCGACGAGCTGACGGCAAGGGCAGGCGGACTCGAAACGTCGGGCTCATCCGACGACGCTCTCGTGTCGTGGCTACGCGAAGCCGTCGCGGTCGCGCGTAATTATCGCGGCGTTGTGGCTGCGATGGTGGCCGCCATCGCAGACCCCGATTCCGCACTCCATGCTTCGTGCGTTAAAATGCGCGCGGCAGGCACGCGGCTGCTCGCCCGCGCTCAAGCCGAAGGCATGGCGCGGACCGACATTGATGGCGCCGACCTGTTCGCGCTGATCGGGGCGCTCGCGTGGCTCGGCGACCAACCCTCGCTCGCGCCACGCGCGGATCATCTCTTCGGTGTTATTGCCAGCGCGATCCTGACGAATCGAGGGAGCAGCGATGTCAGGCGGGAACGCCGCCCTCCGGCCCGCCGCTGA